A section of the Elizabethkingia anophelis R26 genome encodes:
- a CDS encoding RCC1 domain-containing protein encodes MKKVSFTRLITLCLIQFLLFIFSCRTSENESIDGQAIIKINIEGSDFESSNFNINKLASVRSIEENNFEIPLNNKYSYAAKLITENSSPKTRSSSTLTKGVKYRVVIFTESPNNTFVSQKVYTIGQSKPDDGEDLLLEGGKTYLFAIYSYNSTTAPPAVDPRNTSTLEGIPANSDLMYYSIEKTVSGNKPNYLNVVFKHKFSRLDINITAPTNRKITSITAELGPSRDNNKINLKTGSIGYGNIFKSEPVIFSGLNTSNVSGYVIVANSDTDIAHLDFSSVGLDGETQNDKTIGNLKITPGTRYTLDVAIIDEGLKFETIISAGTRSYAITTSGDVYIAGSGNPGPSPFTKIQGISNIKKIALGLTHILFLNNSGEVYVNGSNNYGQIGLGDQWGTNNAYVKLTDIPTVKDIAAGDYHSLLLSTSGEVYVAGKNDYGQLGIMDLLNRTNFTKPKFNVSNIKKIAASSEHSILLTNSGEVMVAGFNNRGQLGLGNTNASITFQTSKTISDVKDISTSGYSTLVLTNSGEVYATGGNSNGQLGLGDETDRTSFTKISTVTNAKNISMGVFHALVLTNSGEIYGCGWNAYGKLGFGDDTNRTSYTKVPDINNIENIAVGKDHSLLINSMGKIYGAGSNLYGQLGLDKSSIVKSFTRISIKK; translated from the coding sequence ATGAAAAAAGTAAGTTTTACAAGACTAATAACATTATGTCTAATTCAATTTTTATTATTCATATTTTCATGCAGAACTTCCGAAAACGAATCAATTGATGGTCAAGCAATTATAAAAATAAATATTGAAGGAAGTGATTTTGAATCGAGTAATTTCAATATAAATAAGCTAGCATCTGTTAGGTCTATAGAAGAAAATAATTTTGAAATTCCATTAAATAATAAATATTCTTATGCGGCAAAACTAATAACTGAAAATTCCAGCCCTAAAACAAGAAGCTCTTCTACACTTACAAAAGGAGTAAAATACAGAGTTGTTATCTTCACTGAAAGTCCTAATAACACTTTTGTATCACAAAAAGTGTACACTATCGGACAATCTAAACCAGATGACGGAGAAGACCTGTTACTAGAAGGAGGGAAAACCTATTTATTTGCTATATACTCTTATAATTCTACAACAGCTCCTCCTGCAGTAGATCCAAGAAATACCTCTACTTTGGAAGGTATTCCCGCTAACTCTGACTTAATGTATTACTCTATTGAGAAAACTGTTTCAGGAAATAAGCCCAATTATCTAAATGTTGTATTCAAACATAAATTCTCACGATTAGATATTAATATTACGGCACCTACAAACCGCAAAATAACATCTATTACTGCGGAACTCGGACCCAGTAGAGACAATAATAAAATAAACCTAAAGACAGGTTCTATCGGATATGGAAATATATTTAAATCAGAACCTGTCATTTTTTCCGGATTAAATACTTCAAATGTTAGCGGATATGTAATTGTTGCTAATTCTGATACAGATATAGCCCATCTTGATTTTTCATCTGTAGGCTTAGATGGAGAGACCCAGAATGATAAAACTATTGGAAACTTAAAAATAACACCTGGCACTAGATATACACTTGATGTAGCAATCATTGACGAAGGACTTAAGTTTGAAACTATTATATCCGCTGGAACAAGAAGTTACGCCATTACAACTTCCGGAGATGTATATATTGCAGGGTCCGGAAATCCTGGTCCATCTCCTTTTACAAAAATACAAGGCATTTCTAATATAAAAAAAATTGCTCTGGGACTAACACATATTTTATTTTTAAACAATTCAGGTGAAGTATATGTAAATGGATCAAATAATTATGGACAAATAGGGCTTGGAGATCAGTGGGGTACAAATAATGCATATGTAAAGTTAACTGATATTCCCACAGTAAAGGATATTGCTGCAGGGGATTATCATAGCTTACTCTTATCAACCTCAGGAGAAGTATATGTAGCAGGAAAAAATGATTATGGACAATTGGGAATAATGGATCTTTTAAACAGAACCAACTTTACCAAACCTAAATTTAACGTCAGTAATATTAAAAAAATTGCAGCCAGTAGCGAACATAGTATACTTTTAACTAATTCTGGAGAGGTTATGGTTGCAGGATTTAATAACAGAGGACAATTAGGATTAGGAAATACTAATGCTTCAATTACTTTTCAAACATCCAAGACGATTAGTGATGTAAAAGACATCAGTACATCAGGTTATTCAACATTGGTATTGACCAATAGTGGAGAGGTTTATGCAACAGGAGGAAATTCAAATGGGCAATTAGGTCTTGGTGATGAAACTGATAGAACATCTTTCACTAAAATATCAACTGTTACCAATGCTAAAAATATTTCTATGGGCGTTTTTCATGCATTAGTATTAACCAACTCTGGCGAAATATACGGCTGTGGATGGAATGCATATGGTAAGTTAGGATTTGGTGATGATACAAACAGAACTTCATATACAAAAGTACCCGACATAAACAATATAGAAAATATTGCAGTAGGAAAAGATCACAGCCTACTAATAAACTCAATGGGAAAAATATATGGTGCAGGTTCAAATCTTTATGGACAACTAGGATTGGACAAATCTTCTATAGTAAAATCTTTTACGAGAATTTCAATAAAAAAATAA
- a CDS encoding transcriptional regulator: MTLIEKQKYIVCLLFIIVCKSQTKELSESDVNHKYDEIEIKDLKFKNIHEIKKIYQYSIDKRYDLGMLRGLVAMQRHYLLESNYALSLYYGSEAENIAIKLNNHQMLTSIYLYRGNAFAELGMKDEAENLLYNSLNYDNKIKNTIDKELLLSAIYSVFATVYARKGDNKSVVEYYQKALDVTNGISVNNMNELQRTKYFFLLIFHNMNMGNAYSFYYVPPQIEKSEYYFLKALSFSESHPHCFEMVEINIYDSVAYFYLRKKEYLKSIEYSKKLLEVEQRKRNPEIRLCAYQNLKESYEAIKNLPQQNKYLKLYSHLSDSLSNIKKDFLITHSKKQNEKSKWEIDSLKKYLLTSVTFSGVIILIIVIYFNRRNKMLQKRYSVLIHKLKVDNKDFPAVVEAASLEENEIIKINISSDREKALLKKISVFETTEKFF; encoded by the coding sequence ATGACTCTCATTGAAAAACAAAAATATATTGTTTGTTTATTATTTATAATAGTTTGTAAATCACAAACTAAAGAATTATCGGAGTCTGATGTCAATCATAAATATGATGAAATTGAAATAAAAGATTTAAAATTCAAGAATATTCATGAAATAAAAAAAATATACCAGTATTCAATAGATAAAAGATACGATTTAGGAATGTTAAGAGGGCTTGTAGCTATGCAAAGGCACTATTTATTAGAGTCAAATTATGCGCTATCTCTATACTATGGTAGTGAGGCAGAAAATATAGCTATTAAATTAAATAACCATCAAATGTTAACTTCTATTTATTTATATAGAGGTAATGCATTTGCTGAATTGGGTATGAAGGATGAGGCTGAAAATCTACTTTATAATTCTTTAAATTATGACAATAAAATTAAAAATACGATAGATAAGGAGTTGTTGTTATCAGCTATTTATTCTGTGTTTGCAACTGTATATGCCAGAAAGGGGGATAATAAATCCGTTGTTGAATATTATCAAAAAGCTCTAGATGTTACCAATGGAATATCCGTAAATAATATGAATGAACTTCAACGAACAAAATATTTTTTTCTGCTTATTTTTCATAATATGAATATGGGGAATGCCTATAGTTTTTATTATGTTCCTCCACAAATAGAAAAATCTGAATATTATTTTCTTAAAGCTTTAAGTTTTTCAGAAAGCCATCCTCATTGTTTTGAAATGGTTGAGATTAATATTTACGATTCCGTGGCCTATTTTTATTTAAGAAAAAAAGAATATTTAAAATCTATTGAATATTCGAAAAAGCTTTTAGAAGTAGAACAGAGGAAAAGGAATCCAGAAATAAGGTTATGTGCATATCAAAATCTAAAAGAGTCTTACGAAGCAATTAAGAACTTGCCTCAGCAGAATAAATATCTAAAATTGTATAGCCATCTTTCTGATAGCCTTTCTAATATCAAAAAAGACTTTTTAATCACGCATTCTAAGAAACAAAATGAAAAATCTAAATGGGAAATAGATAGTTTGAAAAAATATCTATTAACATCTGTTACCTTTTCAGGAGTTATTATATTGATTATTGTAATCTACTTTAACAGAAGGAATAAGATGTTGCAAAAGAGATATTCTGTATTGATTCATAAGTTAAAAGTGGATAATAAGGATTTTCCAGCTGTTGTGGAGGCTGCTAGTCTAGAAGAAAATGAAATTATTAAAATCAATATTTCTTCTGACAGAGAAAAAGCATTGTTAAAAAAAATAAGTGTATTTGAAACCACAGAAAAATTTTTTTAA
- a CDS encoding helix-turn-helix transcriptional regulator produces the protein MCLLLITICYSQLKELSESEISDKYDDIETNDLRFKNIKEVKELYEYSKVRKYKYGVLKGAVALQRHYLFESNYTLSLNYGKEAEEIATKIKNYQILTSACMYQGDAYTKLGMKQEAEDYLNLSLRYDEKIENVADRHMWLSAIYTVFAALYSDKKDYNSVISYYHQALNVIESTPRDHLTELQAVRYFYLLIFHNMNLGNSYAFYSIPPNLDEAEKYFLKTLKFSESHPKEFKMTAINVYYSVAYFYYIKKDYSKCIVYSEKLLEVEKYRKNPEIRLFAYENLKESYDALNNLPEQNKYLKLYSQLSDSLANVKKGSVILHSEDQSVKSNEEISTLKKILLSSLVIAGMVILMVGIYFYERNKILKKKYFLLIEKLDKNKGTNVSSVATDSKIEESNIIKINISSDKEKTLLKKLNAFESSEKFLRKNLTLSYMSNLFNTNPKYLSQIIKEHKGQNFSSYINQLRINYISQKLYNTTLYREYKISYLAEECGYASPQVFINAFRKETGMTPSYFINELRSQIVE, from the coding sequence ATGTGTTTATTGCTAATAACGATTTGTTATTCACAATTAAAAGAATTATCAGAATCAGAGATTAGCGATAAATATGATGATATTGAAACAAATGATTTAAGATTTAAGAATATTAAAGAAGTAAAAGAATTATACGAGTATTCTAAAGTTAGAAAGTATAAGTATGGAGTACTAAAGGGGGCAGTTGCGTTACAAAGACATTATCTTTTTGAATCAAATTATACATTGTCTCTAAATTATGGTAAAGAGGCAGAAGAAATTGCTACTAAGATTAAAAACTATCAAATACTGACCTCTGCGTGTATGTACCAAGGTGATGCATATACTAAACTTGGAATGAAGCAGGAAGCTGAAGATTATCTTAACCTTTCATTGAGATATGATGAGAAAATAGAGAATGTTGCAGATAGACATATGTGGTTGTCTGCTATCTATACGGTATTTGCTGCTCTATACTCGGATAAAAAAGATTATAATTCGGTTATAAGCTATTATCATCAGGCATTAAATGTTATAGAAAGTACACCCCGTGATCATTTGACTGAATTACAAGCAGTAAGATATTTTTATCTTCTCATATTCCATAATATGAATTTAGGAAATTCATATGCCTTTTATAGTATTCCTCCAAATTTAGACGAAGCAGAGAAGTATTTTCTTAAAACTTTAAAATTTTCGGAGAGCCATCCAAAAGAATTTAAGATGACTGCTATTAATGTTTATTATTCTGTAGCTTATTTTTATTACATAAAAAAAGATTATTCTAAATGTATTGTTTATTCGGAGAAGCTATTAGAGGTAGAGAAATACAGGAAAAATCCTGAAATAAGATTGTTTGCTTATGAAAATCTGAAAGAATCTTATGATGCGCTTAATAATTTGCCCGAGCAGAATAAATATTTGAAATTATACAGTCAGCTTTCCGATAGTCTGGCTAATGTAAAGAAAGGCTCGGTTATTTTACATTCTGAGGATCAATCTGTCAAATCGAATGAGGAAATTTCAACACTAAAAAAAATCTTATTGTCATCCCTTGTTATTGCCGGAATGGTTATACTTATGGTTGGTATTTATTTTTATGAAAGAAATAAAATACTCAAAAAAAAGTATTTTTTATTAATAGAGAAACTGGATAAAAATAAAGGAACAAATGTTAGCTCTGTAGCCACTGATAGTAAGATAGAAGAGAGTAATATTATAAAAATTAATATTTCTTCGGATAAAGAAAAAACATTATTGAAAAAATTGAATGCATTTGAATCTTCTGAAAAGTTTTTGAGAAAAAATCTTACTCTTTCTTATATGTCAAATTTGTTTAATACAAATCCAAAATATTTATCCCAGATAATTAAGGAGCATAAAGGTCAGAACTTTAGCAGTTATATTAATCAGCTTCGAATTAATTATATATCACAGAAATTATATAATACAACATTATACAGGGAATATAAGATAAGTTATTTGGCTGAAGAATGCGGTTATGCCTCTCCACAGGTATTTATTAATGCTTTTAGAAAAGAGACAGGAATGACTCCTTCTTATTTTATTAATGAACTTCGGAGCCAGATTGTTGAATAA
- a CDS encoding helix-turn-helix domain-containing protein, translating into MSNLINTNPKYLSQLINKHKGKNFCGYINYLRINYIINKLYNNTLYREYKISYLAEECGYSSLQVFINAFRKETGMTPYYFIKQLKDENNKQQ; encoded by the coding sequence ATGTCAAATCTTATTAATACTAATCCTAAATATTTATCTCAATTAATTAATAAACATAAAGGGAAAAATTTTTGTGGTTATATTAACTATTTGAGAATAAATTATATAATAAATAAATTATACAATAACACTTTGTATAGAGAATATAAAATCAGTTACCTCGCAGAAGAATGCGGATATTCATCTTTACAAGTTTTTATCAATGCTTTTAGAAAAGAAACTGGAATGACTCCTTATTATTTTATTAAGCAATTAAAAGATGAAAATAATAAACAACAATGA
- a CDS encoding DUF3078 domain-containing protein: protein MKNTLLLAAAICLGATALSAQEKTAETPKTDTVKAWSVTGQNTLLLNQAAFSNWVGGGANNVGWIAGVNYNFTYEKGKDLWENNVILGYGQNNTKGTGNRKTQDILNLNTNYGREFAKDWYISGGIGFQSQFASGYENGNDPSAKKISNFMAPGYLNMGAGVTYRPNDNFTMTLRPANGRWTFVTDKDLQKAGNYGLKNDGDSSLFQFGFLGTATYKVKLMENITLINTTSVFSNYLDHPDRLVLGYGGILNLKVNKYISANVTLDLLYDHNQVQKTQLKQTLGVGLAYNIDNGVKRSENKRNQEWQK, encoded by the coding sequence ATGAAAAATACTTTATTATTAGCTGCAGCTATTTGTTTAGGAGCTACAGCTCTTAGTGCTCAGGAAAAAACCGCTGAGACACCAAAAACCGATACTGTAAAGGCATGGTCTGTTACCGGACAAAACACTTTATTGCTTAATCAGGCTGCTTTCTCCAACTGGGTTGGTGGTGGTGCCAATAATGTTGGATGGATTGCCGGAGTCAATTACAACTTTACTTATGAAAAAGGTAAAGATCTTTGGGAAAACAATGTGATCCTAGGATACGGGCAAAATAATACCAAAGGAACCGGAAACCGAAAAACACAAGACATCCTAAACCTTAATACAAACTACGGCCGTGAATTTGCTAAAGACTGGTACATCTCCGGAGGTATAGGTTTCCAGTCTCAGTTTGCATCTGGTTATGAAAACGGAAATGACCCGAGTGCTAAAAAGATTTCCAACTTCATGGCGCCAGGTTACCTTAATATGGGTGCAGGTGTTACTTACAGACCTAATGACAATTTTACTATGACTTTGCGTCCTGCAAATGGCCGTTGGACTTTTGTAACAGACAAAGATCTTCAGAAAGCAGGAAATTACGGATTGAAGAACGATGGAGATTCTTCTCTTTTCCAGTTCGGATTCCTCGGGACTGCAACTTATAAAGTGAAGCTAATGGAGAACATTACCTTAATAAACACTACTTCTGTATTCTCTAATTACCTTGATCATCCAGACAGACTGGTTTTAGGCTATGGTGGAATTCTGAATTTGAAGGTCAACAAATATATTTCTGCTAATGTTACTCTGGATCTATTATATGACCACAACCAGGTACAGAAAACTCAGCTGAAACAAACTCTTGGTGTTGGTTTAGCCTATAATATAGACAATGGTGTGAAGCGTAGTGAAAACAAACGCAACCAGGAATGGCAGAAATAA
- a CDS encoding helix-turn-helix domain-containing protein: MDLIKKGTLFFVLLKFILFNSQIIGTSGSRIENKFGRIEFRNFQIDKRMVYNNYSAIKENKVVANFKNKENNIGVEMNTLKKVLYICLGALLFIGIQSGYYRIVKMGIKRENISPINKLDEDCIKNSLSSDLEKTLLKKIHFFETSEKFLKKNITLSYLSHIFNTNPKYLSTFIKLHRERSFNSYINYLRINYIIQKLCENPIYREYKISYLAEECGYASSQVFICAFRKETGTTPILFITNLKNQMIISHS, translated from the coding sequence ATGGATTTAATAAAAAAAGGTACTTTATTCTTTGTTCTCTTAAAGTTCATATTGTTTAATTCGCAAATCATCGGAACTTCTGGATCTAGAATTGAAAATAAGTTTGGTCGTATTGAGTTCAGAAATTTTCAAATTGATAAAAGAATGGTTTACAATAATTATTCAGCTATTAAGGAAAATAAAGTGGTTGCAAATTTTAAAAATAAAGAGAATAATATTGGTGTTGAAATGAATACATTGAAAAAAGTGTTATACATTTGTTTAGGAGCACTTTTATTTATAGGTATTCAAAGTGGCTATTATAGAATAGTGAAAATGGGGATTAAAAGAGAAAACATATCCCCAATTAACAAATTGGATGAGGATTGTATTAAAAATAGCCTGTCATCTGACTTAGAAAAGACACTTTTAAAAAAGATACATTTTTTTGAAACTTCTGAGAAATTTTTAAAAAAAAATATCACCCTATCTTATTTATCACACATATTTAATACAAATCCTAAATATCTATCTACATTTATAAAATTACACAGAGAGCGAAGCTTTAACAGTTATATTAATTATCTAAGAATAAATTATATTATCCAGAAACTATGTGAAAACCCTATTTACAGAGAGTATAAAATAAGTTATTTAGCAGAAGAATGTGGCTATGCTTCTTCACAAGTGTTCATATGCGCTTTTAGAAAAGAAACAGGTACGACTCCCATATTATTTATTACCAATCTTAAAAATCAGATGATTATTAGTCATAGTTAG
- a CDS encoding fibrobacter succinogenes major paralogous domain-containing protein: MIFILSFLSLSSCRSAEHDNIVAGGAIAAVKINLLGSDYASGKSSNQANLKETGLPVKDNVQRQSKMITPSLFFEAELAPSNNDANKSGRASTEPTALIAGDQIGAGMKFRIIAYRQDDNSYQAYQDYTVGEQAQPLMLDSGKAYTIIAYSYGSTSALPEISTGEMTNLSQAKIGYDDNNKDLMYQKIEGFIPDGNNPNNKVDIKLRHKLNQITTVINSYIGDISEISWADLRPHHPQGVLSLSNGTMSRTYESDERLNFSGSFPTTTATADPVLINADTNGSLTGLFSASLTVNHVGKTIDLPNTFKITPENKSTLTINLKKCGAYLGPNNTQWKEFMCQNLGATEGINPFSPEAGNHGAKYQWGYKPINVNSSDDRYYTQTDDQANNGAIVGWNQTGMSDDSWSDISKTVNDPCPDNFRVPTSAQWEAVVAYNTASQIGSWNPSDSNFGGMARLGDHLYLPTAGYRRANSAGEIDTRGGLISYWSSTISPSSDYAYVLSWYYSGGIQGKSSSSKINGLSIRCISK; encoded by the coding sequence ATGATATTCATCCTTTCTTTTTTATCATTATCGTCCTGTCGTAGTGCAGAACATGATAATATTGTTGCAGGAGGAGCAATAGCAGCAGTAAAAATTAATCTATTGGGTTCTGATTATGCTTCAGGTAAATCTTCAAATCAGGCTAATTTAAAAGAAACGGGTTTACCAGTAAAAGATAATGTCCAGCGTCAAAGTAAAATGATTACCCCAAGTCTATTTTTTGAAGCAGAATTAGCTCCTTCAAACAATGATGCTAACAAATCTGGTCGTGCATCAACTGAACCCACTGCTTTAATAGCTGGAGATCAGATAGGGGCAGGAATGAAGTTTCGGATTATAGCCTACAGGCAGGATGATAATAGTTATCAGGCATATCAGGACTACACTGTTGGAGAGCAGGCTCAGCCATTAATGTTAGATAGCGGAAAAGCTTATACAATTATTGCTTATTCTTATGGCAGTACTTCAGCATTGCCAGAAATAAGCACAGGAGAAATGACAAATCTTAGTCAGGCAAAGATTGGTTATGATGATAACAATAAAGATTTGATGTATCAGAAAATAGAAGGTTTTATACCTGATGGAAATAATCCTAATAATAAAGTTGATATAAAGCTAAGGCATAAACTAAATCAAATTACGACTGTAATCAACTCTTATATAGGTGATATAAGTGAAATCAGTTGGGCAGATCTAAGACCTCACCATCCTCAAGGTGTTTTATCATTATCTAATGGGACTATGTCAAGAACCTATGAGAGTGATGAGCGATTAAATTTTTCAGGCTCATTTCCGACAACTACTGCAACGGCTGATCCAGTATTAATCAATGCAGATACTAATGGAAGTCTTACGGGATTATTTAGTGCAAGTTTAACTGTAAACCATGTAGGTAAAACAATTGATTTGCCTAATACTTTCAAAATAACACCTGAAAACAAAAGTACTCTTACTATAAATTTAAAAAAATGTGGTGCTTATTTGGGGCCAAATAATACCCAATGGAAAGAATTTATGTGTCAAAATTTAGGAGCCACAGAAGGAATTAATCCCTTTAGTCCAGAAGCTGGTAATCATGGAGCAAAGTACCAATGGGGATATAAACCAATTAACGTAAATTCATCAGACGATAGATATTATACCCAAACTGATGATCAGGCAAATAACGGTGCTATAGTAGGTTGGAACCAAACGGGAATGAGCGATGATTCTTGGAGTGATATATCAAAAACTGTAAATGATCCTTGTCCTGATAATTTTAGAGTTCCAACTAGTGCACAATGGGAAGCGGTTGTAGCCTATAATACTGCTTCACAAATTGGTAGCTGGAATCCTTCTGATTCTAATTTTGGAGGAATGGCTAGATTAGGAGATCACTTATACCTACCTACGGCGGGATATCGTAGAGCAAATAGTGCTGGTGAAATTGATACTCGTGGTGGTCTAATAAGTTATTGGAGTAGTACCATTTCACCGTCTTCCGATTATGCTTATGTATTGAGTTGGTATTATTCAGGAGGTATACAAGGAAAATCAAGTAGTAGTAAAATCAATGGATTGAGTATAAGATGTATTAGCAAATAG
- a CDS encoding lytic polysaccharide monooxygenase, with protein sequence MFSTDVPNAMPPRDGQIASGGQIPSLILDQPGTHWKKHQVKSREVLSVCWDYTAAHTTRRWNYFITKANWNPNQVLSRVQFEEQPFYQVQLNYAPFRSHTSELKPPVPTIHNVPMPAREGYHVLLAVWEVADTGNAFYQVIDLDFANEGSAQERPERPKGLRVLGTTERSIKLCWDASVDNEKIEKYRITRDGLTTIDVVSSELFWEDEGLKPNTKYVYQISAIDTNGNESLPSPSVNAMTLSEGGNETPPFAPNNLHLMGVSDSYVNLMWGRSVANNPVEVYIIYRDGLELARVESNLESYIDRSVKPNSSYRYFVAAQDREGLLSVPSNVLSVHTKDVVGGSDSEWKINTHYSVNTKVSFQNKIYRCLQAHTSNIGWNPIDTLNVLWVIND encoded by the coding sequence GTGTTCTCAACCGATGTGCCAAATGCTATGCCTCCAAGAGATGGGCAGATCGCTAGTGGAGGTCAAATACCATCATTAATTTTAGACCAGCCGGGAACACATTGGAAGAAGCATCAGGTTAAATCAAGGGAAGTACTATCTGTCTGCTGGGATTATACAGCAGCTCATACAACACGCCGTTGGAATTATTTTATAACAAAAGCGAATTGGAATCCTAATCAGGTATTAAGCAGAGTACAATTTGAAGAGCAACCGTTTTATCAGGTACAGCTTAATTATGCTCCTTTCAGGTCGCACACAAGTGAGCTGAAGCCACCTGTCCCCACTATTCATAATGTACCGATGCCTGCAAGAGAGGGGTATCACGTTTTATTAGCAGTTTGGGAAGTTGCGGATACGGGTAATGCATTTTATCAGGTTATCGATCTTGATTTTGCAAATGAAGGAAGTGCTCAGGAGAGACCAGAACGTCCCAAAGGATTAAGAGTATTGGGAACAACAGAAAGAAGTATTAAGTTATGTTGGGATGCATCTGTAGATAATGAAAAAATTGAAAAATACAGAATTACAAGAGATGGGTTAACAACAATAGATGTTGTATCATCTGAATTATTCTGGGAAGATGAAGGGCTTAAGCCTAATACCAAATATGTTTATCAAATCAGCGCGATAGATACAAATGGTAATGAATCTTTACCTAGCCCTTCAGTTAATGCAATGACATTAAGCGAAGGAGGTAATGAGACGCCTCCTTTCGCACCTAATAATTTGCATTTAATGGGAGTGTCAGATAGCTATGTTAATTTAATGTGGGGGAGATCTGTTGCAAATAATCCTGTTGAAGTTTATATTATTTATCGCGATGGTTTAGAGTTAGCTAGAGTTGAATCTAATCTTGAGAGTTATATAGATAGAAGTGTAAAGCCTAACTCTTCCTACAGATATTTTGTTGCAGCGCAAGACAGAGAAGGACTATTATCGGTACCAAGTAATGTTCTTAGTGTACATACAAAAGATGTAGTAGGGGGATCTGATAGTGAATGGAAGATCAATACTCATTATTCTGTAAATACTAAAGTGAGCTTCCAAAATAAGATTTATCGTTGTTTGCAAGCTCATACTTCAAATATAGGTTGGAATCCTATAGATACATTAAATGTTCTTTGGGTGATAAACGACTAA
- the mscL gene encoding large conductance mechanosensitive channel protein MscL, protein MGFIKEFKEFAIKGNAFDLAVGVIIGAAFGKIVTSIIDDLIMPIVAAIVSKPDFSSIYFAIGKGSELIPKGATLAKAKEVAPDAAIFAYGNFITIAINFSLLAFVVFLMVKSINKLKSKQIEEPKTGISTTDSLLSEIRDELKRKQND, encoded by the coding sequence ATGGGATTCATTAAAGAATTTAAAGAATTTGCAATTAAAGGAAACGCCTTTGATTTGGCAGTAGGTGTAATCATCGGAGCTGCTTTTGGAAAAATAGTAACTAGTATCATTGATGATCTAATTATGCCTATTGTAGCTGCAATAGTTAGTAAACCCGATTTCAGCAGCATATATTTCGCTATAGGTAAAGGATCTGAACTTATTCCTAAAGGAGCAACCTTAGCAAAGGCAAAAGAAGTAGCTCCTGATGCAGCTATATTTGCGTATGGCAATTTTATTACTATTGCTATCAACTTTTCACTATTAGCTTTTGTGGTCTTTTTAATGGTTAAGAGTATCAATAAACTTAAAAGCAAACAAATTGAAGAACCCAAAACAGGAATTTCTACAACAGATTCATTATTATCAGAAATTCGTGATGAATTAAAGAGAAAACAAAACGATTAA